The following are encoded together in the Cicer arietinum cultivar CDC Frontier isolate Library 1 chromosome 2, Cicar.CDCFrontier_v2.0, whole genome shotgun sequence genome:
- the LOC101509241 gene encoding uncharacterized protein encodes MAATESFYLPNECWEHVFNSLNDGDNHHHRRYLQSISAVSKQFLSITSTNQFSLTIHNQTLPFLRNLFQRFTNLTSLDLTRFSGDRDALLSQISLFPLQIKSLNLSNHPTVPSIGLQVFSQKITTLTSLICSNIDSIHKTDISVIAHCFPLLEELDLCLALPKCTGDFVDDFDINAFSIALPKLRKVNLSNSNFINDSSLFHLFKNCEFLEEVVVLNCIHLTHIGIASAMRERPNLKSFSVNFAKEVEGMFIDSLRSLKDLTCLDLSSSHISNQLLKSLANQGLLRLKRLVLNRCSGFGYVGIHYLLSKYCFLQHLDLQLAMFLDDHRVAKLSLFLGNLVSINLSNCRMLTELTLFTLIKKCPFVEEIRMEYTSIGKPGVVKDNSLIDFDVNLQMKSLHLSSNPWLNNETIKTIASFCPNLQFLDISSCWGIYEGIVEVLRKCSKIMHLNLASCLRVNLLGMNFQVPKLEVLSLKMTKIDDETLYVISKSCPWLLHLNLEQCSEITEKGVMQVVENCTQLKEINLQHCCKVAADVDLWMMIVMSRPTLRKIMAPAHFRPRNKKWKPLLDHGCFIC; translated from the coding sequence atgGCAGCAACAGAATCGTTCTATCTACCAAACGAATGTTGGGAACATGTGTTCAACTCTCTCAACGACGGCGACAACCACCACCACCGCCGCTACCTACAATCCATCTCCGCCGTCTCCAAACAATTTCTCTCAATCACCAGCACTAACCAATTCTCTCTCACAATCCATAATCAAACCCTCCCTTTCCTTCGTAATCTCTTCCAAAGATTCACCAACCTCACTTCCCTCGACCTCACGCGCTTCTCCGGTGACCGCGACGCGCTTCTCTCCCAAATATCTCTTTTCCCCTTACAAATCAAATCGCTTAACCTCTCTAATCACCCCACAGTTCCCTCAATTGGGTTGCAAGTTTTTTCCCAAAAGATTACAACATTAACCTCTCTAATTTGTTCCAACATTGATTCAATTCATAAAACTGATATTTCTGTAATTGCTCATTGTTTTCCTTTACTTGAAGAACTTGACCTATGTTTAGCTTTACCTAAATGTACTGgtgattttgttgatgattttgatataaatgCTTTTTCAATAGCACTTCCCAAGCTTAGGAAGGTTAATCTCTCTAATAGTAACTTCATTAACGACTCGTCGCTTTTTCATCTATTCAAAAACTGCGAGTTTCTTGAAGAGGTTGTTGTGTTAAATTGCATACACTTAACTCATATTGGCATTGCTTCTGCGATGCGAGAGAGACCAAATTTAAAGTCTTTTTCGGTTAATTTTGCTAAGGAAGTGGAAGGGATGTTCATTGATTCTCTAAGGAGTTTGAAGGATTTGACTTGTCTTGATTTGTCTTCTTCACATATCTCAAACCAATTGCTTAAATCTCTTGCAAACCAAGGTCTTCTTCGTTTGAAGAGACTCGTGCTTAATCGTTGTAGTGGCTTTGGTTATGTTGGAATCCATTACTTGTTATCCAAGTATTGTTTTTTGCAGCATTTGGATCTTCAACTTGCCATGTTTCTGGATGATCATCGTGTAGCTAAGTTGTCTTTGTTTCTTGGTAATTTGGTGTCTATCAACCTTAGTAATTGTAGGATGCTCACAGAATTAACTTTGTTTACACTTATTAAGAAATGTCCTTTTGTTGAAGAGATAAGAATGGAATACACAAGTATTGGAAAACCGGGTGTAGTGAAGGAtaattctttgattgattttgatgtAAATCTTCAAATGAAGTCTCTCCATTTGTCTTCCAATCCGTGGTTGAATAATGAAACCATCAAAACAATTGCTTCATTCTGCCCAAACTTGCAGTTTCTTGACATCAGCTCTTGTTGGGGCATATATGAAGGTATTGTTGAAGTTTTAAGGAAATGTTCTAAAATTATGCATTTGAACTTAGCCTCTTGTCTAAGAGTGAACCTACTTGGAATGAACTTCCAAGTTCCTAAATTGGAGGTGTTGAGcttgaaaatgacaaaaattgaTGATGAAACACTTTATGTGATCTCAAAGAGTTGTCCCTGGCTACTACATTTGAATTTGGAACAGTGTTCAGAAATCACGGAAAAGGGAGTGATGCAAGTAGTAGAAAACTGCACACAACTAAAAGAGATAAATTTGCAGCATTGTTGTAAAGTGGCTGCTGATGTTGATTTATGGATGATGATTGTTATGTCAAGGCCAACATTGAGAAAGATTATGGCTCCCgcgcattttcgtcctcgtaaCAAGAAGTGGAAACCCTTATTGGATCATGGATGCTTTATTTGTtag
- the LOC101493470 gene encoding xylan glycosyltransferase MUCI21-like, whose translation MEAKTPTLSKTFILFSVCAIWGLVFILQINILRDATIWKEKLWRMFTISEWDWDLEANNSSSVITCNRSDKNFDLCKMNGPTLLDKNSLTMFTLGHHISTQPHTIEKIRPYPLKPDKIAMSYVRELILTSAPPKSLYCDVKHHSPALVFSASGYNGNFYHEINENIIPLYITINSLYPNQDVILVIMDGQDWWYQKYEDLLSAFSPNHKFINFNNLTTTHCFPSATLGLIKHGPVTIDPKLLQPYPKTLIDFREFLRSVYIKNDTSQLVDPNDNKGKPRLVLVTRKGNARRVILNEEEVVKVAEDVGFNVKVFEPSRDFSMANTFRLIDSSDVMLGVHGAGLTHLVFLRKGSVMFQVVPIGLNWASETYYNKPTRFLGLEYLEYKIQANESSLSWEYGADSLVIKDPKAYTEGKWDKQLVYLKKQNVIIDTIRFRKYLIQAYNKAKIFINTTS comes from the exons ATGGAAGCAAAGACACCAACATTGTCGAAAACGTTTATATTATTTTCCGTATGTGCCATATGGGGACTCGTCTTCATTTTACAGATTAATATCCTGCGAG ATGCTACTATATGGAAAGAGAAACTTTGGCGAATGTTCACAATTTCGGAGTGGGATTGGGATTTGGAAGCTAACAATAGTAGTTCGGTAATCACATGCAATCGTTCTGataaaaattttgatttgtgTAAAATGAATGGTCCAACACTTTTGGATAAAAATTCATTAACTATGTTTACATTGGGCCACCACATAAGTACCCAACCTCACACAATTGAGAAAATTCGTCCTTACCCTCTAAAGCCTGATAAAATTGCAATGTCCTATGTTAGAGAATTAATTCTGACATCAGCACCACCAAAATCATTATATTGTGATGTGAAACATCATAGTCCAGCATTAGTGTTCAGTGCATCCGGGTACAACGGAAATTTTTACCATGAAATAAATGAAAACATTATACCACTCTACATCACAATTAATTCTCTATATCCTAATCAAGATGTAATACTTGTGATTATGGATGGTCAGGATTGGTGGTACCAAAAGTATGAGGATTTGTTATCCGCATTTAGTCCCAACCATAAGTTCATCAACTTTAATAACCTAACAACTACTCATTGTTTTCCATCAGCAACCCTAGGGTTGATTAAACATGGACCCGTTACCATAGACCCTAAATTGTTACAACCATaccctaaaaccctaattgatttCCGTGAATTTCTAAGAagtgtatatataaaaaatgatactaGTCAATTAGTGGATCCCAATGACAATAAGGGTAAGCCACGTCTCGTATTGGTGACTAGAAAGGGAAATGCTAGACGTGTGATTTTGAACGAAGAAGAAGTCGTTAAGGTAGCTGAAGATGTAGGGTTTAATGTAAAAGTGTTTGAGCCATCAAGAGATTTCTCAATGGCTAATACTTTTAGGTTGATTGATTCAAGTGATGTTATGTTAGGGGTGCATGGTGCAGGCTTAACACATTTGGTGTTCCTTAGAAAAGGTTCGGTTATGTTTCAAGTGGTGCCTATTGGGCTTAATTGGGCCTCGGAAACTTATTATAACAAACCAACTCGGTTTTTGGGTTTGGAATATTTAGAGTACAAAATACAGGCAAATGAAAGCAGCTTATCATGGGAGTATGGAGCTGATAGCTTAGTCATCAAGGATCCAAAAGCTTATACCGAGGGAAAATGGGATAAGCAACTAGTATAtttgaagaaacaaaatgtcATCATTGATACAATTAGATTTAGAAAATACTTGATTCAAGCATATAATAAGGCTAAGATATTTATCAATACTACTAGTTAG
- the LOC101493143 gene encoding uncharacterized protein, which translates to MVLQGSKEEETEPMETSPKKPLHNFTFPFLKWGAKGDRHSSRSNHSTRNPPTASQPQPIICDYPKKEEEGIDVLREKPALDLKAATQTTKDAIFRDFEKQEQQTKPPLTVTSVRIDGAVNVSSTSTTTNTDINIINNNNNDNNTERPKLSVQLSRKEIEDDYMVLVGHGPPEKPEERPKAVQKHLDTLFPGLWLREVDENMYKVVDTNEDGKGKGKGKCIDES; encoded by the exons ATGGTGTTACAAGGTTCCAAAGAAGAAGAAACTGAACCTATGGAAACAAGTCCCAAGAAACCCCTTCACAATTTCACCTTCCCGTTCTTGAAGTGGGGAGCAAAAGGTGATCGCCATTCTTCAAGGTCTAATCACTCCACACGAAATCCACCCACCGCTTCACAACCCCAACCAATCATTTGCGATTAtccaaaaaaagaagaagaaggaatcGATGTGCTGAGAGAGAAGCCCGCGCTTGATCTCAAAGCCGCTACTCAAACAACGAAAGATGCCATTTTCAGAGATTTTGAAAAACAAGAACAACAAACTAAACCTCCGCTAACGGTAACGTCAGTGAGAATTGACGGCGCCGTTAATGTGTCGTCCACGTCGACAACAACAAATActgatattaatattattaataataataataatgataataacacGGAAAGACCGAAATTATCCGTTCAGCTTTCGAGGAAGGAAATTGAAGACGATTACATGGTATTGGTGGGCCACGGCCCACCAGAAAAGCCCGAAGAAAGGCCCAAAGCTGTTCAGAAACACTTAGAC acTCTTTTCCCTGGGTTATGGTTAAGAGAGGTTGATGAGAATATGTACAAGGTTGTTGATACAAATGAGGATGGGAAAGGGAAAGGGAAAGGGAAGTGCATTGATGAATCATAA